In Falco rusticolus isolate bFalRus1 chromosome 11, bFalRus1.pri, whole genome shotgun sequence, the genomic window AGAGCGTGCAGGTCAGACATCTGTCATCCCTAATGAATAGCAAGGGAACTGGAAAGGCAAGTAAATGGAGGAAGGACTGACAGTCAATGAAAGGCAGGAGAGCATACTTATGTTTGAGAAAGTAAATGCTTCTTTACATGACATGTAATTACCTAACAGGATAATACTTGAGAACTTAATCAAGCCCAAGATCTTGTCAAGAATCAGAACTATGCTATTAGCAGGAATAATTGTTAGAAGTCTCTGTGATCAGCTGCCACGTGAGATTGCTGAGGCACAGTTGTGCAGGTTTGCCAGCAATGGACCAAGATTTCCCGCACTTGGCACCGCTTCTGCCATGCTGCCAGCAGCGAGTTTCCTCTCAGTTCCCAAGCCCTGGTGACCAGGTGCGTGTTTATGGGTGGGTGCACGGGAGATGCAGTTTGGATGCAAGGCAAGATTGCCTTTAGGTCTCTGTTTCTATAACAAGGGCCCTTGAGCAATTATCCTGCCCTGTCCCTTTCTTCAGAGATTCAGCGACATGAAAAGACAGGAACGGGAGTTTTTTGTAAGGGCAGTCTTTGGCAAAAGCCATGAggttttcagagcagcttttctTGTGCTTGGCTTACATATGATGACTgcaacaagatttttttttatgtctgctCTCTTGGCTTCTGGTTGCCTTTGATAGGGAGTCATAGTGGTCTGAGGATGGCCCTGATTTAAATAGACTGGCCATCCCTATCTCCTGTCGGGTTTGGGTGTGGTTGTCAGAGTTAACTGCAAAGTGCTGCTCTGCATAGTCTTCTTTTTAGTAATTAAAactctgtaatttaaaaaaatccctcgCTTTAAATGTTGCCGTGGCACTGCATGGGTGTAGCTCTGACTCTCAGTGAAGCCTTGGGAAAGAGCCTGTATGGATCCTAGTAAGTCCTTTGCTGTGTTGCTTCCATGACATGAGCAGAGCAATGTCTGGGAAGGCTGTGCCGCTTGCAGTGCCCAGGAAATCCAAGCCTCTTAACAGTGCCTGTAATGTCACCACTGACGAGGTGGGAGGGCTTGGGCAAGCTCATATTTTGACACAGCTGTTAAAGAAACAGCCAGGGCACCTGGCTGGCAGGTAGGCAGGGCAAGGAGGGTTCCTCCTTCTGTGTTGAGTTCCCTGAACAGGTTCCACAGGCAAttgacagctgctgctgcaaagcactCAACGGCTGCCTCCTGTAAGGTGGAAAATTAAGGCAAGGGCTTGCATGAAAAGAATACTTTCCAAtcaaaaaatgttatgaaacGTGTGATAATGGTACAGGAAAGGGAGGAAACGGGGGAGTTTGAGATTTAGTGTAAAGTAGTGGTGGCTGATGACCATGCTGTTCATTAATGCAgcacaccatttttttttctgtcaaatcaGAGCTCTGACTGCTGAGGGCAGCACAAACCAGGGTAGAGCACTTTGTGGTGCGGGAATTAGAAGTGTTGCTAAGGGTATTGCTGAACTTGCTGAGGTGGTATTGAACGTTTTTAGCTTGATCAATTCAGAGAAGAGCCTAGTCTTGCTGAAATGTGAAGCTTAAACTATGACCACTGAGGTGATTTCTGTCAAATGTAATGTGTAGGCTTTGGCACCAAAAGCTGTGTCAcccttgcagctgcagcacttggCGTACGCGGCTGTGCAGGTACGGGAGCAGCGATGCAGTCTGCTGTGCTGTCAGTCAGCAGGTGACCTTTGGCTGCTGAATGGCTGAAGTAGCTCATACCTGTCATGTTGAAAACAACCCTTGGCCTTTGCTACTGTTACCAGGGTAAagcttttttctctgaaaacgTTCAAGGTAATCGTAAGAAACTTACTGGCTGTAGTTGGTGCGCAGAAATCTGGAGTACAGAAGTTAGCAGTGGCAGGTAGCATTGCCTGTCCCTTGTGTGTGTACAGTGCAGAGCAGACGGCAACTGGGTGCTGCGCTGATGCTTGGAGGCACACACATAGCGTGAAACTGAGAAGCCCAGCTGTGTCGGAACTCTGCTCTGAGGTTGAACTGCGGCTGACAAATTGTCTGGATCTGGGACAGGATGGGGTGTGCTTGCTCTCTGTGATGCTGACAGGTCAACTTTAAATCCAACGTGTCTCATGTCACATCGTGGGAAGAGCAGGTGGGAGATACAGCTGAAGAGCTCCAGGCAGGACCTGCTGGCCTGAGCAGAGATAACAGGGCCGTACCGGCGGGACATGCTCCTCAGGCTGCTCTCATCTTGGAGGTGCTGCTCTGGCTCTGAGGCAGTACTATCAGAATTCCTATCTGATACAAGTTTCTCTTAtctcaaaagatttttctcaggTCTTGCTGTTCATGACAGTGACTAAATCAAGCTCCAGGTGATGATTTGTGGCAACTCCAGGCTGTCAAGCAGGTCTCCAAGGGTAAAGGGAAGAACAAAGGCATGATATACTGTAGGATTAGTCTTACACGCTGATGCTGCCCAAGCTGAGGGacataaaaaggaataaaagtaTGGGCTCGTGGGGACGTGCTTGTGGAATGGATTACAGTGATTGGAGTTTCTGGCTTCTGGTTGAGGTGGATGAGTTGTTACTTGAAGGCTGGCAGTATTTGCACACAGAGCATATAGGGGCAGGAGAAATGGACCTGTTGAGTATCTGGAAAAacagtggggaggggaaggaaataGTTTTGTAAGCCTGATGTGCCTATTAACAAAATTTTAAGCTACTTATTTAACTACGGTGCACTCGTAACTGGGTCAATTCTTTAATACGCTGTTAATCTTCATGCTAACTAGACTGCTACATAATGGCATTATGCAGAAAGTCAAAGGAAGGTAACATACACCCTGAATAATACCGATAAACATTCAGAAGTGTATGCAGGGCTATGTACCATCTCTACTCTCTTGGTTTCAGTGGAAATagtgttgcctttttttttctgttggcttaAATAAGGAGGCAAACACAGCTGGGAATGCGCAGCAGCGGACTTTGTAGGCATTGTAGCAAAGCTTAAATAATCACAAGGTTGGTTCTATCTTATCCCTTATTTCAGTAGGCTTTTTAGCTGAATTGTAATGAAAAGCCCCTAGTCCCAGTGCTGATGGAGGCACTGGGGCTCACACTGAAACAAGGTCAACACTAACCTCTGTGGACCAGTAAGAATTAGATGAGgatgggggtggtgggaggagaAGAGCAGCCCTTCACATTCAGCTGCAGGACAAACCAAAGAGCATTACACAGCAGCGTGCTTCAGCGCAGGTTTTGGAGCTCCTAACATTTGCAGCCAAAGAACTGGTAGCACAGCCATGCTCACCTATGGCAGTCCTGCAGGGGAGGTCACCAGAACCTGTCTAGCACTAATATCATTCCCCAGCTGCCTTTGAGGTCGTGTGTGGGTAGTGAGACACCCCACCAACAGGCTGCTGTTGGAGGGGAAGGGGGTACCCAGCCCTCCAAAATGGAAAGCAGGAGGTGGCAGTCACCAACTGGCTTTTTAGCGTGCTGAGACCAAATTCTTCTGCATCCCCTAATCTCAGGGCAGAGCTTTCTTTTCGTGGGCCTCAGGTTCTTGGCTGTGCTGCGTTGTCTTAGAGCTGTGCTGGCCACCTTCCCCTCTATTCTGCTGGCAGACTTGTTGTGCTCCCCTATTCCTGactgcaggagggagggagagtgTCCTCTCATTTTTTTACTCCAAAATTATAATCATTTTGTTGCTGGTATTTTGGTAAGCTAATGATATTCACAGGCCAACTTTTGTCCCAGTGAAGTCAAAGTTCAGGGCTGTTGGCATGGGTATAGGGTCTGAGGCTacaagaaaatttcttttaggtaaagaaaaataagccatCACTTTGTCAGAGGGTTTACACCTGATCCAGACACAGCAGACTTGAAGTCCCTGTACCCAGTTTTCATTGCCTCATAGGAATAAAGGTATGCAGGGTGGTGTTTGATGGGGTAGGTTCAGGACTAAGAGATTAATgctcttttctgctgttcttttagCTACATCATTGAGAAAGGTGTTTGTTACCTGGTCCTGTGTGAAGCTGCATTCCCCAAGAAACTGGCCTTTGCGTATCTGGAAGACTTGCATTCAGAGTTTGATGAGCAGCATGGCAAGAAGGTGCCGACGGTCTCCAGGCCCTATTCCTTCATTGAATTTGGTGAGGTTCCTCTTGCTGTGGCTAGCTAGGAAACTTGTAACTGGGGGGGAGCGGCAGCCACAGGGTCCTCTCCAGCCTGGTCTGTGGAATTGACAGTTCAACCTCTTCTTGGCCCTAGGGAAGTGGGTGTTTTGAGCAAGAGAATAGGGCAGTGGTGGGGAAAAAGTAAATGTCCTTTGATTCAGATTTCCTGCTTTAAGTCTCTTGTCCTTGCTCCAGTGAATATATTTGCGTGTAGTCTGCTGGCTGTCTCAGCAATACTCCcactcctccagcagccaggctgctctgtgtTGGGTGGGATTCCCTCTGATAGCCCCCTCTTGTTCCAGACACCTACATCCAGAAAACCAAGAAGCTCTACATTGATAGCCGCGCGAGGAGGAACCTGGGCTCCATCAACACAGAGCTGCAAGATGTGCAGAGGATTATGGTGGCCAACATCGAGGAAGTCTTACAGCGAGGAGAGGCACTTTCAGGTACAGGGAATGGCCGGTGGTTGGCATAGGGTTCCTTGTCCCCTCGGTCGGCTTTGTGGGTGGAGCATACTGGAGGGAAGGGCTTGCTCATCCCTGAGCTTCCTGAGAAAAGCGATGAACTCAGTAGGTGTTTTGGTTGGGTGGGTTGCATCCTGAAGCACCTGGCAGGTGCTGGTGCTTCTTTTGGGCGAGACCAGCATCTCACTGGCATGGGTGGCTTTCATCCCAGCAGGACAAGCACTAGAGCACTGCACATGGGCACAGGCCAAGCTGCCTTGTGAAACTACTGCGCTTCCAGCTGCTTCAGAGAAACTTGTACAGTTAATGTAACATTTGGGGAACACCTGGTTGGGTCGATCTTGATTAACTTTGCTCGCCTTTCCCTTTAACAGCTCTTGATTCCAAGGCCAACAACTTGTCCAGTTTGTCCAAGAAGTACCGCCAGGATGCGAAGTATCTGAACATGCGTTCCACTTACGCCAAGCTTGCGGCCGTAGCTGTGTTTTTTATCATGTTGATCGTTTATGTGAGATTCTGGTGGCTGTGAGCCGGTTGCAGTCACGGAAGAGGGAAAGCCGGTAGCCTGGCAGGTGTATTTGTGCAGGACACTGTTCATGGGGGATGTGCATTAGAATCCACACAGGACCATCACCTATATGGGACTGTCCTGAAATTGTTAGGTGACGCCTGACTACTATATCTCTTTGTGAAGCCTAACAATAGGTGTAAAGGCTTGTTGACTACAGGCTTTTCCTCTGAGGCAGTTTGCACTGGCTACTGCAGAGTTTGGCCCCCcacgcccccgccccccctACCCGGGGGCGCACTCTGGGAGCTCTAAGTCAGTGCAGTTTAGCATAATCACATTGTACGTCCTCCTGTTGAGTAGCTCTAGTGGGAACTGGACTCTAATGAACATTCCTTGTGTTGgcaatgtttgcttttttagaaTCTGGGTCTGcagttatgttttgttttttttttttttttaagagaagactCCCCTGTTTGATGGCAAATACTGCACTGTACATATAATAGCTTTCACTTCTGTCAGAATAGCTATTGTTgagttgttttctgtgtctgacATCTTGGCTTGTTACACTTTAAATTGCTTTAGGAAGAAATGGATGTTAAATTATGCCTTAAGATACATTCTGTCTAGTACTAGGAGGGGCAATGAAAGGCTTCTATATTGCTGATTCCTACAAAATTAAACTACAGGTTTGTAAGTGTCCACTTTCCCTCTCCAGACAGCTGTGTATGACGGTATGTTTCCATTTGAACAGGGTGTGTAATTCAATGCTGTTGGAGTGGGCACAGCGCAGACTATGTTAGCAGTCTGTGTTTTTCCCTTCTATCTGCAGATTCACtacattatttccttcctttttataaCTGTGCTTTCCTTACAAAATGTATCAAAACTGCCAGCATTTCATCTCTgatgcttgttttctttctccctctttccctcacccaaaacaaccaaaaaaccaaaactctgAATGTTGTTGTGAAGAAAAGGTAGTGTTTCCTTCAAGAACACTTTAACTTTACATGAAGGATTCAAAAGGATAAAATAGTGGAATCCATTGGAaacaccacctttttttttttgctgtggtcACCCTCTCCCTACCTCACTTGGGAAGTTGAAACTGTAGGTGAAGAAAAATTCATTATGGGGCAATAGTATATAGCTTCTTTCTTATGGGCCAATCTATATATTTCCAGtgtaatgtgattttttttttaaaaaaaaaaaaaattgttttggtcCACCTGTGCTAAGAATAATGTTTTACCagtcagcttttgtttttatttaaagaaaaaaagaaaaaagaaaccccacagCTCAGGCACTCTTCTGCACTCACGTGCCTGCTGTTTGGTAGGAAGCAGGCAGTGTCACAGAAGGAAGTTTCAGGACTCCTCAGCACCTTTTGCAAGCACATAATCTTGTGTAGTTCTGCAAGTATAAACTGTGACCTGGAAATGTTTCCTGCCACAGGGTAGGAAACAAAGAGCCGTTGTCCTGTCTGGGAGGACTCCCCAGCTTGGCACCACGttgggctggcaggggagcagTTAGTGTTCATCCACCAAAAGCGTAGCAAATCTGATCTGCCATGTAGTCTAAAACTCTCTGGTTTCTGCATGATGCCTCCAAGTGTTACTATGTAGAATgctttattattatcattattgttatttttaatctttttaagtGGTGTCCCTAACAGGTGAATATCCCAGTGATGTAGGTCTGTGTCATGTAGGTGCCAAAAGGTGAGCAGGCACCAACTATATGTGGATTGTTGTGATTGAGGGGAGTGACGTTTCTGCAGCAAAGGGCAGCTCAGTGAGCAgttgcctcctgcagccccagtgtCAGCAGTGAAATAAACGCTTCTGAGAAATCCCCTCTGAAGCGTGGAGTTTCCAGCGTCTTGCTTTTGTGCTCTCAAAGGATGCTTGCTTTGCTTCCAGGGACACAAGAGGGTAAAGGCCCGACAGCTGAAGCCACCTGGGATAAGGGCTTGTTTTTGGAGGCAGAGCTAGTTGAGAAATATGATCTTGGCCGTTTTCTGGCAGAGAGGCTGTACTGTGGTTATAGCAGCGATCTCTTCCATTGCCAGTGTGTGTCTCTGCCCGCAGGACGCGGGCAGGCAGCCTCCTCGGCCTGGGCAGATTTTTTTGTGGGGGCAGTTCTGTTGTGATGCTTTTCACATGGGGGACGGAACAAACTGGGAGCAGGGTACGTGCCCCCCATGGTGTGTGTCAGTTTTAACAGGGCACGCCACTGCAAATGCCACTTTCCTAAAGGGGAAGGCAAGGAAGACTCTCCCGCAGGCCAGCACGGGGCTCCAGGGAGCACTTGATAAGTAGATCCCTTGGTGAGTTCAAAGTACAGGatcccttttcctcccttgcgtggggcagaggtgctgctggtgctctgtGCGAGGGAGGTATGgggctgggttttgttttgctgggggctgcctgcgccTCCCGAGCAGCCAGGTGTGAGGCTTGTTGTTCCCATCCTGCTgcgtggggcagaggggaggagaagCCATTGCTGGTTTTGCCCTGCGTTACCTGACAGCTTGCTCGGGCTGGGCTGGTTGAGCACCTGTGGGCTCAGGGACGTGGCTCCCTGCCCTGGTGGGCGCAGGGTGCAGCCCCACAGAGCAGGGGTGACCGTAGCTGTTGGGTTGCTGCTGGCTCAGGATGGTGCTGGCAGAGGTCCAGAGCTGGCCCGGGAGCCACTGCCTGCAGATTGCAGTACCCGCACGGAGCTGATGCACAGTGCAGCgtggtgcccagggctggggaggcaaAGGGGGGCTCCTCCCGAGGGCACCCCGACCTCCTCCCAATGCCCTGGCTCCCCCAAAGACCCACAGCCTCGCTgggcctgggctgctgcagcgtGAAGCCAGGAATCTGCCTGCAAGGGCTCCGGGACTGTGCTGCACaagcctgtgctgcctggcctCATCCTGTCGCACAGCTGGGGTGCTGTGACCAAGCTGGATGGTGATGCCTCCCAGCAGGGACCTTGCCTGAGTCTCCTCCTACCCAACACCCACCTCGTTTCTGTTTCTgagctgcccctctgcctgcagctgctctaGAGCAGCCTTTTCCTACTGGGTTCCCCTGCTAGGGGTCCCCCCAGTTCCCATGCCTGGTCCCCTCCACCTGGCAGAGGCATGTtgaagaatggctgcagaagcgtggccttagaatctctgaagatctgcacaatccaggcgtggtattagaataggcctgcaatcagaattgtactgaagttgctgtgctgaagttaacaagaaaggtagccctgagctattcttgaatcctgagaccaagtcattatgttgtgccaacaggctgtggctgtaacaagctacagctgctgggaaagcaggtgcagggccaagagagatagggaccggtatgggaatatggggagtaacaaactacaaggctgaagcacagcaacacaattagctacatggatagaatgcttattttagtcatgataattaggggtgtgagaaccgtgcgcatttagagactactaaccaattttatttctgctttacgaatacACATGTGTATgggttctatataagtagtgttagaaactaataaagttgagcaagatgcataactcatattgagcatCTTCTTGACTCCAGcaaacccttcttccaacacagGCAGAGGGGCTTCATCCCGTGCCAGGCACGTGTGGAGCAGGAGGGAACGCAGGATCTGGGAGTAGGGCAAAGTCCTGGCACAGCTGTAGCACCTGGGCCCCCGGCGCTGCGGGGTttggggggcagagctgggctctcCCGCGCCCCACGGCATGCCCATTGCTGCTGGGACACCCTTGGCATgaacagagagcagcagggtgcaaaaggaaaaaggggatgGTACGAggtgccccaggagctgctctgctcatCGTGTGAGCACAGACTTGACAAGCCTTGTCACGTGAGTGATGGTCCAGAAAAGCTGTCAGGTTGGGCTCTGtttgctgctgcccctgctcagCTCTGGTCTGGGCACCTCGGGTGTCCTTGTGTCCACAGGGGTGGCTGGAGGGACCACTGGTGGCCATGCCCACCCTGGCCCACCACAGGACTGTGATGGGTGGCTTACACTGCCAGGcatgctggtgctgggtggcaggGATTTTTCTCCTGagcatctgaaaagcaaagtagCAAGAgcagacaggcagagctggttCCTGGATGCTGCCGAACCTGCCATGGGTGAAGAAGCACAGCGCTGCTGAGAGGAAGAGGGCGGCAGGATGGCAAAGGCTGGCAGGGTGCTCCGGCTACTGCATCAAATACATGGTGGGTCTCACCTGGtccaggctgtggctgtgctctgcactgTCACCACTCCTGGGAGCAGCTGTTTGGGTGCTGCAGCGTTTCAATTTCTGTCTTCACTGGGGCACCAGCTGTTTGCCCCAATTTGACCCAGCTCCTCGCCCTCGCAAACCCCTCTCTCAGGCAGGTTTTCAGAAAAACCCCACTTGCAGCTTCTTTCCCTCTGGGACCCCAGAGAAGTTTGACCCTGGGTGgtttccagcagctgctttgccaggGATGAACATCCCAGAGGCGTGGAGGGGCTGcgccagcatccctgcagcagggcaagtgccagccctgggcacctGGTGCCGGGTaactgccagggcagcagggcttgCGGTTCAGCCTTCGAGTGCCCCAGTCCTTGTCCTCCCTCCTTTGGGCACCACTGAGGGGCCgcagcagctctgtcccctggggggctcggggggccgCAACAGCTCTGTCCCctggggggctcggggggccgCAGCAGCTCTGTCCCTTGGGGGGCTCAGTCCCACCGGGGCCAGGGAGGGATGCCCcgcagagctgggcaggggggctcAGGAGGTCGCTTCCCCCTCTCCTCGTGCTTTGCTCCACCGCGTTGCTGCCAGAGTGACCTTTCGGGAAGGAGGATGTCAGTTTGCTGCTGCCCGAAAATGGAGGCTTTTCAGATGGCGAGGGGCTGGGTGTGGGTCTGGCCGCAGGGAAGGTGGCTGCTGGGACCAGCCCTCCCCACGGGCCTGAGTCAGTGCCAGGCCCGTCCCGGCACCCCCAGGGTTCCGTGCCCCCCATCCGGCTGATGCAGCTGGGCTGgttcccagccccagggcaggacaCCAGGCACCTgcccagcccccggcagccTCCTCGCTCTGTCCCCGTTGGCCCCCCAGACCTGAGCCCTTTAGGGGTCCCTGGGGGTCTGGCTGCTCCCAAGCCCCTGCGGTGCTGGAAAGAGGTGGGGCACAACCTTCCCGCAGCCGAGGCTCTGCCGGTGCTCCCTGGACAGcctccagcacccagctgccctCGAACGTCCCCAGCGCTGCTTCCCCTGGGGCAGCCGTGCCACCTCCGTCCCCCTTCTCCCCTGGCGTGGGCACTCTCTGGGTCCCCCGTGGGCACAGGGGTTCCCCGGGGTTTGCCGGGCTGTGCCCGCAGCCTCGCAGCATCTCGCACGGCTGCTCCCAGGCGGCTGCAGTCATGCCTGAGCTCACAAAcccgtggggggggggggaaagcagaaGTTGGGGAGTCCCTGCTCCCCATGCCCAGCCCAGTGGGGCTGCCAGGCCCCGCCACGGGGCTTTCtgtgggctgaggggcacatGGAGGAGCCCAGCGTGATTTTGAATCATGACTCAGAAACCTGCCTGCGGCTGAGCCCCAGCGCTCTGCAGAGAGGTGATAAACCTGCATCCCTTGTcggtgcttttttttttcttcttttccttctctcaacatcccaccagcagcaccccagcctgCGGGTTCTCCCTGGCCACCCTAACACGCTTCGCTGCCCTGGCCTGCTGCCCACGCCTGCTGGAAACGGGACTCCCCAGCCCCATTGTGGCACAGCACCCCGGGGTGGAAAGtgcagccagccacagctggggcaCTGAAAACGGCAGTAGACACAGGTTTTGCATAGAGGAGCAGAACTAAATGTCCTTGCTAGAATCACGGTGACCCCAGGTCCTCCATGCTGGGTGAGTCCTCGTGGTGCTCAAGCTTGCGGAGCTCCGGGCACGTGTGGCTCCCCGGGACCTTTCCCGGAGCCCTGTGTGCCCCATGCATGGCCATGAGCCCCTTGCAGCTGCGATGGCATCTTGCCCTGGCATCCACCccgggagaggagggggctgttGAGGCAAGAAGGGATCTGAGCGACCTCTGGCTCAGCACAGGcttggagcaggctgcacagagcaggatgAGGCCCCTGCCTAGTGCCAGAGGGATGTAACAGGGTTTGCTGGGGGCTGAGGCCAGGCTCTGGGTCCCACGGGAGCAGGAAAAAgcctctgttctgctttcccGTGTTCCTACCCACATGGGGACCACAGGTGATGGGGGTTGTGCCCAGGTGGGCAGCTCGCAGAGGCCACGCATGCACTGGGAGAGGATGCTCAGGGGCTGCAAAGCCCCGCTGCAGCTTCTCAGTGGCCGTGGACTGAGCGGGAGAGCTGCAGGCTCCCATCCATGTGGCTGGTCCTGGCTACAGACCTGGGCAAGGCACACGAAGGGCAGGTCTCAgcggtgctgagcagctgcccCTTCCCCGAGCGGCAGCTGTCCCTTGTGCCAGCCATCCTCACAGCCCCGGCTGCTGCCTGGAGGGTGGCCACAAGTCACTGACTCCCTGCTCCATCGTGTGCCCCGAGCCAGGAGCATTTCGGGAGCTTCGCAGCCACCCCGTACATCCCACCAACTCTGGTAAAAGCTGCGCGGCTCCGTCTGCAATATAAATACTCCATGGGCTGCTGCGAGCAAGGGCAGCGGTGGGGAAGGCTGAGG contains:
- the SEC22B gene encoding vesicle-trafficking protein SEC22b; protein product: MVLLTMIARVADGLPLAASMQEDEQSGRDLQQYQSQAKQLFRKLNEQSPTRCTLEAGAMAFHYIIEKGVCYLVLCEAAFPKKLAFAYLEDLHSEFDEQHGKKVPTVSRPYSFIEFDTYIQKTKKLYIDSRARRNLGSINTELQDVQRIMVANIEEVLQRGEALSALDSKANNLSSLSKKYRQDAKYLNMRSTYAKLAAVAVFFIMLIVYVRFWWL